Proteins encoded by one window of Dyella humicola:
- the tviB gene encoding Vi polysaccharide biosynthesis UDP-N-acetylglucosamine C-6 dehydrogenase TviB has product MQNLESTKLAIIGLGYVGLPLAVEFGKRYDTIGFDINHGRIAELRDGRDNTLEVSADELADVEHLHFSSDPADLADRNVYIVTVPTPIDSAKRPDLTPLIRASETLGKVLKRGDVVVYESTVYPGCTEEVCVPILEKGSGLVYNRDFFAGYSPERINPGDKQHRVTSILKVTSGSTPETADFVDRLYGSIITAGTHKASSLKVAEAAKVIENTQRDLNIALVNDLSILFNKLGIDTLEVLQAAGTKWNFLPFRPGLVGGHCISVDPYYLTHKAQEVGHHPDVILAGRRTNDSMGPHIANEVIRLMVRKGINPVRAKVLILGLAFKENCPDLRNTRVVDIVHALRGYNAEIDVHDPWVNAAEAEHEYALTPIAEPQTGSYDAVIVAVGHHQFVALGATGIRAFCKPASVVFDVKYVLPRADVDGRL; this is encoded by the coding sequence ATGCAGAATCTGGAAAGCACCAAGCTCGCCATCATTGGCCTTGGCTACGTCGGTTTGCCGCTGGCGGTGGAGTTTGGCAAGCGCTATGACACCATCGGATTCGACATCAACCACGGGCGCATCGCCGAGTTACGCGATGGCCGCGACAACACCCTGGAAGTGAGCGCCGATGAGCTTGCCGATGTAGAACATCTGCACTTCAGCTCCGACCCGGCCGACCTCGCCGACCGCAATGTCTATATCGTGACCGTGCCCACGCCGATCGACTCGGCCAAGCGGCCGGACCTGACCCCCCTGATCCGCGCCAGCGAAACGCTGGGCAAGGTGCTCAAACGCGGCGACGTCGTCGTATACGAATCAACCGTGTATCCGGGTTGTACTGAAGAAGTGTGTGTTCCGATCCTCGAGAAAGGCTCAGGCCTGGTCTACAACCGCGATTTCTTCGCCGGCTACAGCCCCGAGCGGATCAACCCGGGTGACAAGCAGCACCGCGTCACCAGCATACTCAAGGTGACGTCCGGCTCGACGCCCGAGACGGCCGATTTTGTCGATCGCCTCTACGGCTCCATCATCACGGCGGGCACGCATAAGGCCAGCTCGCTGAAAGTGGCCGAGGCCGCCAAGGTCATCGAGAACACCCAGCGAGACCTCAACATCGCGCTGGTAAACGATCTCTCCATCCTGTTCAACAAGCTGGGCATCGACACGCTGGAAGTACTCCAGGCCGCCGGTACCAAGTGGAATTTCCTGCCGTTCCGGCCCGGCCTCGTCGGCGGCCATTGCATCAGCGTGGACCCCTACTACCTCACTCACAAGGCGCAGGAAGTGGGTCATCACCCGGACGTGATCCTGGCGGGACGCCGAACCAACGACAGCATGGGTCCACATATCGCCAACGAGGTGATTCGCCTGATGGTGCGCAAGGGCATCAACCCGGTGCGCGCGAAAGTGCTGATACTGGGCCTGGCTTTCAAGGAAAACTGCCCGGACCTGCGCAATACGCGCGTGGTGGACATCGTGCACGCGTTGCGCGGCTACAACGCCGAGATCGATGTGCACGATCCGTGGGTCAACGCGGCGGAGGCCGAACACGAATATGCACTGACCCCGATCGCGGAACCGCAAACCGGCAGCTATGACGCCGTGATCGTTGCCGTCGGTCATCATCAGTTCGTCGCGCTGGGCGCCACCGGCATTCGCGCCTTCTGCAAGCCAGCATCCGTGGTCTTCGATGTGAAATACGTACTCCCGCGCGCCGACGTCGATGGCCGCCTCTAG
- a CDS encoding NAD-dependent epimerase, translating into MKVLVTGTAGFIGSYVAERLLDRGDEVVGFDNLNDYYDVSLKKARLARFADRPGYTHIHADLADRGAMERAFAHHRPQRVVHLAAQAGVRYAAENPHVYVSSNVVGFLHVLEGCRHHGVEHLVFASTSSVYGANTAMPFSEHRSAEHPLTLYAATKKANEQMAHSYAHLYGIPSTGLRFFTVYGPWGRPDMALFLFTRAILAGEPIRVFNHGRHKRSFTYVDDIVEGVIRTLDNVPTIDTQWNSNAPDPANSGVAPYRLFNIGNERPVELLHYIEVLEQCLGRKATMELLPLQPGDVPDTEADVTDLIQTVGYRPQVSVETGVDNFVRWYREYFRV; encoded by the coding sequence ATGAAAGTGTTGGTCACCGGCACCGCCGGATTCATCGGGTCTTACGTCGCGGAACGATTGCTCGATCGGGGCGATGAAGTCGTTGGTTTCGACAACCTCAACGATTACTACGACGTCTCCTTGAAGAAGGCGCGCCTTGCGCGCTTCGCGGACCGGCCTGGCTATACGCATATTCATGCCGATCTGGCCGACCGCGGCGCCATGGAGCGGGCGTTCGCCCACCACCGGCCACAACGCGTCGTCCATCTCGCGGCGCAGGCTGGTGTGCGCTACGCGGCTGAAAACCCGCATGTTTATGTGAGCAGCAACGTGGTGGGTTTTCTGCATGTGCTTGAAGGCTGCCGCCACCATGGCGTCGAACATCTCGTATTTGCCTCCACCAGTTCGGTGTATGGCGCCAACACAGCCATGCCGTTCTCCGAACACAGGTCGGCCGAACATCCGCTCACGCTCTACGCTGCCACCAAGAAAGCCAACGAACAGATGGCGCATAGCTATGCGCATCTCTATGGCATTCCAAGTACGGGGCTGCGCTTCTTTACCGTGTACGGCCCATGGGGTCGGCCCGACATGGCGCTCTTCCTTTTCACTCGCGCCATCCTTGCTGGCGAGCCGATCCGGGTTTTCAATCACGGCAGGCACAAGCGCAGCTTCACGTACGTGGACGACATCGTCGAAGGCGTGATCCGCACGCTCGACAACGTGCCCACGATCGATACGCAATGGAACAGCAACGCCCCCGATCCGGCGAACAGCGGCGTCGCGCCGTATCGCCTTTTCAACATCGGCAACGAACGCCCGGTGGAGCTGCTGCACTACATCGAAGTGCTCGAACAATGTCTTGGCCGCAAGGCGACGATGGAGCTGCTCCCGCTCCAGCCGGGCGATGTTCCCGACACCGAAGCCGATGTAACAGACCTGATACAGACCGTTGGCTATAGGCCGCAGGTGTCGGTAGAAACCGGGGTCGATAACTTTGTACGCTGGTACCGAGAGTATTTCCGTGTCTGA